In Pseudomonas fluorescens, a genomic segment contains:
- a CDS encoding UbiA family prenyltransferase, translating to MKTWMTLGRVSNLPTVWTNTLAAALLASSAGALAPPSWLVWGLLLITLSLLYLAGMLLNDLLDADWDRQHHNPRPITLGLASRQQVGVATALLLSLAAAAVLGLSRLIDEPHWLLGGVLLLVGCIFGYNLLHKKYAHSVWLMGACRSALYLTAAASLAVPPEPIWLCAILLGVYISGLTYLARQEHRNQLISRLPLLLMLSPLALAIYSNNLWFWPVLLLWLGWLGWHYHQHLANPQQRQVRAFIGAGLAALPLFDALVLAVADQPVGSLLCVLVFFLLPHFQRWIKPT from the coding sequence ATGAAAACCTGGATGACCCTTGGCCGCGTCTCCAACCTGCCCACGGTGTGGACCAACACCCTGGCCGCCGCCCTGCTCGCCAGCAGTGCCGGCGCCCTGGCGCCGCCGTCATGGCTGGTGTGGGGGTTGCTGTTGATCACCCTGTCGCTGCTGTACCTGGCGGGCATGCTGCTCAATGACCTGCTCGATGCCGACTGGGACCGGCAACACCACAACCCGCGCCCGATCACCCTGGGCCTGGCCAGCCGCCAGCAAGTCGGCGTGGCGACCGCGCTGTTGCTGAGCCTGGCCGCTGCCGCGGTGCTGGGCCTGAGCCGCTTGATCGATGAGCCGCATTGGTTGCTCGGCGGCGTACTGCTGCTGGTGGGCTGCATCTTCGGCTACAACCTGCTGCACAAGAAGTACGCCCACAGCGTATGGCTGATGGGAGCCTGTCGCTCGGCGCTGTACCTCACCGCCGCCGCCAGCCTGGCGGTGCCACCGGAACCGATCTGGCTCTGCGCGATCCTGCTCGGCGTGTACATCAGCGGCCTCACCTACCTGGCACGCCAGGAACACCGCAACCAGCTGATCAGCCGCCTGCCGTTGCTGCTGATGCTCAGCCCGCTGGCCCTGGCGATCTACTCCAACAACCTGTGGTTCTGGCCGGTGCTGCTGTTGTGGCTCGGTTGGTTGGGCTGGCACTACCACCAACACCTGGCCAACCCGCAACAGCGCCAGGTTCGCGCGTTTATCGGTGCCGGCCTGGCCGCCCTGCCGTTGTTCGATGCACTGGTACTGGCCGTGGCCGACCAGCCGGTTGGCAGCCTGTTATGTGTACTGGTGTTTTTCCTGCTGCCCCACTTTCAACGCTGGATCAAGCCGACATGA
- a CDS encoding 3-dehydroquinate synthase — protein sequence MKRSRWYRAFSKKGPVEHFWLSLLCFSGLVIASFLLFEQQIQDVLIHLNLYQPTTPTQTFNLALLLIALLALDVVLPVPSSLVALLAVAMLGSLGGYLVIFIGLCLGAGLGYALGAGYFRLLSGRLGLHQRQPGQLAYRLGTLSLICLRGVPVLAETSVVAAGMQRYPLRAFTVITTLANAGLALAYTAIGTFLIEQNALLVTILASMVLPVVFVAGYSLFKAARKPHAEQALHGRFEVRYDYPVVFTDHLFAPLNPCLHRQLTAQHSGPVTVLVFADEQLLLSTPHLLEEIDSYFAAHPDLHLQAAPIALPAGELSKHAQVLERLYSDMLQHGLDRHCYVLALGGGAVLDAVGYACATFHRGIRLIRIPSTVLAQNDAGIGVKNGINAFGQKNLLGAFYPATAVLNDFQLLTSLTRLDQIAGLAEAVKVALIKDRAFFEWMEQHADALAHFDHAASRYAIRRCAELHLHHITGAGDPFERGNGRPLDYGHWAAHKLENLSHHRLRHGEAVAVGMALDGVYANALGLLGDADIERIMQLLLTLGFNLCPPELALRDAQGRSPVLLGLEEFRQHLGGQLSIPMLCRIGESVDLHEIDNAKMEAALQRLLSRSDAALPLGEGYAQ from the coding sequence ATGAAGCGCAGCCGGTGGTATCGTGCGTTCTCGAAAAAGGGGCCAGTTGAACATTTCTGGCTGTCATTGCTGTGCTTTTCGGGGCTGGTCATCGCCAGCTTCCTGTTGTTCGAACAACAGATCCAAGACGTCCTGATACACCTCAACCTCTATCAGCCGACGACCCCCACGCAAACATTCAACCTGGCGCTGCTGCTGATTGCCCTGCTCGCGCTGGACGTGGTGCTGCCCGTGCCGTCGAGCCTGGTGGCGCTGCTGGCGGTGGCGATGCTGGGCAGCCTGGGCGGTTACCTGGTGATTTTCATTGGCCTGTGCCTCGGTGCCGGGTTGGGGTACGCCCTGGGGGCCGGGTATTTTCGCCTGCTGTCAGGCCGCCTGGGCCTGCATCAGCGCCAACCGGGGCAGTTGGCGTATCGCTTGGGCACACTCTCGCTGATTTGCCTGCGTGGCGTACCGGTACTGGCGGAAACCTCGGTGGTGGCCGCCGGCATGCAGCGCTATCCGCTGCGGGCATTTACAGTCATCACCACCCTGGCCAACGCGGGCCTGGCCCTGGCCTACACGGCTATCGGTACATTCCTGATCGAGCAAAACGCGCTGCTGGTGACGATCCTCGCCAGCATGGTGTTGCCGGTGGTGTTTGTGGCGGGCTACAGCCTGTTCAAGGCCGCGCGCAAGCCGCACGCCGAGCAAGCGCTGCACGGGCGCTTCGAAGTCCGTTATGACTACCCGGTGGTGTTCACCGACCACCTGTTCGCCCCGCTCAACCCTTGTCTGCATCGCCAACTCACCGCCCAGCACAGCGGCCCGGTGACGGTACTGGTGTTCGCCGATGAACAACTGTTGCTCAGCACACCGCACCTGCTGGAAGAGATCGACAGCTACTTTGCCGCGCATCCCGACTTGCATCTGCAGGCGGCACCGATTGCGCTGCCGGCCGGTGAACTGAGCAAGCACGCGCAGGTACTGGAACGGCTGTACAGCGACATGCTGCAACACGGCCTGGACCGGCATTGCTACGTGCTGGCCCTGGGCGGCGGTGCGGTGCTGGATGCAGTGGGCTACGCCTGCGCCACCTTCCATCGTGGCATTCGCCTGATCCGTATCCCGAGCACCGTGCTGGCGCAGAACGATGCCGGTATCGGCGTGAAGAACGGCATCAATGCCTTCGGCCAGAAGAACCTGTTGGGCGCCTTCTACCCCGCCACGGCGGTGCTCAATGACTTTCAACTGCTGACCAGCCTCACCCGCCTCGACCAGATCGCCGGGCTGGCCGAGGCGGTGAAGGTGGCCTTGATCAAGGACCGGGCTTTTTTCGAATGGATGGAACAGCACGCCGACGCCCTCGCCCATTTCGATCACGCTGCCAGCCGCTACGCCATTCGCCGCTGCGCCGAACTGCACCTGCACCACATCACCGGGGCCGGCGACCCCTTCGAACGCGGTAACGGCCGGCCCCTGGATTACGGGCACTGGGCCGCGCACAAACTGGAAAACCTCAGCCATCACCGCCTGCGCCATGGCGAGGCGGTGGCGGTGGGCATGGCCCTGGATGGGGTGTACGCCAATGCCCTGGGGCTGCTGGGCGATGCCGACATCGAACGGATCATGCAGTTGTTGCTCACGCTCGGTTTCAACCTGTGCCCACCGGAGCTGGCCTTGCGGGACGCGCAAGGTCGCTCGCCGGTATTGCTCGGGCTGGAGGAATTCCGTCAGCACCTGGGCGGGCAACTGTCGATCCCGATGCTCTGCCGCATCGGTGAGTCGGTGGACCTGCACGAAATCGACAACGCGAAGATGGAAGCTGCCCTGCAACGCCTGCTGAGTCGCAGCGATGCCGCGCTGCCGCTGGGTGAGGGCTACGCACAATGA
- a CDS encoding LysR family transcriptional regulator, which translates to MEKSEIEGLWTHIHWLSVLEEHGTYTAAAARLGVSKSAVSQRISDLEKATGTRLVTRTTRSVRLTDAGLSLTREVRGAYEQIARSFSSVRDSAGEIRGLVRLTAPVAFARQQLVPHLSEFLQHYPQVRIQLDVSDALSSLAAEGYDLAVRHGFQVPETHVAWKLCDTTSVLVASRDYLQRHGEPRAPADLSAHNCLYYPRGTDQPAWTFERGSRKVERVTVPIAGSFSTNNSEALRDAALNHLGIALLPDFSAHAALAGGKLVQVLKDWTLKGAFADEIYLIRPYSPHVPKSVSALVGYLKEKLSSGFRFLG; encoded by the coding sequence ATGGAAAAATCCGAGATCGAAGGGCTGTGGACCCACATTCACTGGCTCTCAGTGCTGGAGGAACACGGCACCTACACCGCTGCGGCCGCGCGCCTGGGGGTGAGTAAATCCGCGGTCAGCCAGCGTATTTCCGACCTGGAGAAAGCCACCGGCACACGCCTGGTGACGCGCACCACGCGCAGCGTGCGGTTGACCGATGCCGGGTTGTCGTTGACCCGTGAAGTGCGCGGTGCCTATGAGCAAATCGCCCGCAGCTTCTCGTCCGTACGCGATTCCGCCGGCGAGATTCGTGGCCTGGTGCGCTTGACCGCCCCGGTGGCATTCGCCCGGCAACAGTTGGTGCCGCACCTGTCGGAGTTCCTCCAGCACTACCCGCAGGTGCGTATCCAGCTGGACGTGTCGGACGCCTTGAGCTCGCTGGCCGCCGAAGGCTACGACCTGGCGGTGCGCCACGGTTTCCAGGTACCGGAAACCCATGTGGCCTGGAAGCTGTGCGACACCACCTCAGTGCTGGTTGCCAGCCGTGACTACCTGCAACGCCACGGTGAACCGCGCGCGCCCGCCGACCTCAGCGCACACAACTGCCTCTATTACCCGCGCGGCACCGACCAACCGGCCTGGACCTTCGAGCGCGGCAGCAGGAAAGTCGAACGGGTCACCGTGCCCATCGCCGGCAGCTTCTCCACCAACAACAGCGAAGCCCTGCGCGACGCGGCGCTCAACCACCTGGGCATCGCCCTGCTCCCGGACTTCAGCGCCCACGCCGCCCTGGCCGGCGGCAAACTGGTGCAGGTGCTCAAGGACTGGACGCTCAAGGGCGCGTTTGCCGATGAGATCTACCTGATTCGGCCCTACTCGCCCCATGTACCCAAGTCGGTGAGTGCGCTGGTGGGTTACCTCAAGGAAAAACTCTCTAGCGGCTTTCGTTTCCTCGGTTAG
- a CDS encoding CoA-acylating methylmalonate-semialdehyde dehydrogenase, protein MTTTIEHYINDQRVSRDDRYQDVYNPATGEVTGRVALASRQTVDEAVAAAQAAFTRWADTPPIRRARVLFEYLHLLRERKDDLARIIVAEHGKVFTDAQGEVDRGIDILEFACGIPNLLKGEHSDQVSRGMDNWTMRQPLGVVAGVTPFNFPVMVPMWMYPIAIAAGNTFILKPSPTDPSASLFMAELLHEAGLPKGVFNVVQGDKEAVDALIAHPDVKAVSFVGSTPIAQYIYETGARNGKRVQGLGGAKNHMVVMPDADIEKTVDALMGAAYGSAGERCMAISVAVLVGDVGDKVIAALTERAKQLRITDGRDLKAEMGPIVSRAALERISGYIEQGVQAGAQLLLDGRDYVPTEAGLENGFWLGATLFDHVTKEMSIYREEIFGPVLACVRVNDFAEAVKLVNDHEFGNGVSCFTRDGNIAREFARRIEVGMVGINVPIPVPMAWHGFGGWKKSLFGDMHAYGTEGVRFYTKQKSIMQRWSESIEQGAEFAMPVSK, encoded by the coding sequence ATGACTACAACAATCGAGCACTACATCAACGACCAGCGCGTCAGCCGCGATGATCGCTATCAGGACGTCTACAACCCGGCCACCGGCGAAGTGACCGGCCGCGTCGCCCTGGCCAGCCGGCAGACGGTCGATGAGGCCGTCGCCGCCGCGCAAGCCGCGTTCACCCGTTGGGCTGACACCCCACCAATCCGCCGCGCCCGCGTATTGTTCGAATACCTGCACCTGCTGCGTGAGCGCAAGGACGACCTGGCGCGCATCATCGTTGCTGAACACGGCAAGGTCTTCACCGATGCCCAGGGCGAAGTCGACCGTGGTATCGACATCCTCGAATTCGCCTGTGGCATTCCCAACCTGCTCAAGGGCGAACACTCCGACCAGGTTTCCCGTGGCATGGACAATTGGACGATGCGCCAGCCCCTGGGCGTGGTCGCCGGCGTCACACCGTTCAACTTCCCGGTGATGGTGCCGATGTGGATGTACCCGATCGCCATCGCGGCGGGCAACACCTTCATCCTCAAGCCAAGCCCGACCGACCCGAGCGCCTCGCTGTTCATGGCCGAGCTGCTGCATGAAGCCGGCCTGCCCAAAGGTGTATTCAACGTGGTGCAGGGCGACAAGGAAGCGGTGGACGCGTTGATCGCACACCCGGACGTCAAGGCCGTGAGCTTTGTCGGCTCCACGCCGATCGCCCAATACATCTACGAAACCGGCGCGCGCAACGGCAAGCGCGTCCAGGGCCTGGGCGGCGCGAAGAACCACATGGTGGTAATGCCCGACGCGGATATCGAGAAAACCGTCGACGCGCTGATGGGCGCCGCCTACGGCAGTGCCGGCGAACGCTGCATGGCCATCTCCGTCGCGGTGCTGGTGGGCGATGTGGGCGACAAAGTCATCGCCGCCCTGACCGAACGAGCCAAGCAACTGCGCATCACCGACGGCCGCGACCTCAAGGCCGAAATGGGCCCGATCGTCTCGCGCGCCGCCCTGGAGCGCATCAGCGGCTACATCGAACAAGGCGTGCAGGCCGGCGCGCAACTGCTGCTCGACGGGCGTGACTATGTGCCTACCGAAGCGGGCCTGGAAAACGGCTTCTGGCTCGGCGCGACCTTGTTCGACCACGTGACCAAAGAGATGAGCATCTACCGCGAAGAAATCTTCGGCCCGGTGCTGGCCTGTGTGCGCGTGAATGACTTTGCCGAGGCGGTGAAGCTGGTCAACGACCACGAGTTCGGCAACGGCGTCAGCTGCTTTACCCGCGACGGCAACATTGCCCGCGAGTTTGCGCGGCGTATCGAAGTGGGCATGGTCGGCATCAACGTACCGATCCCGGTGCCGATGGCCTGGCACGGGTTTGGTGGCTGGAAGAAGAGCCTGTTTGGCGACATGCATGCCTACGGCACCGAAGGCGTGCGCTTCTACACCAAGCAGAAGTCGATCATGCAGCGCTGGTCGGAAAGCATCGAGCAGGGTGCGGAGTTTGCGATGCCTGTGTCCAAATAA
- a CDS encoding glycoside hydrolase family 68 protein, which produces MKHANHTPTRWTRADALKVNENDPTTTQPLVSPDFPVMSDTVFIWDTMPLRELDGTVVSVDGWSVIFTLTADRRPHDPQFINADGRYDIKRDWEDRHGHARICYWYSRTGKDWIFGGRVMAEGVSPTTREWAGTPILLNNNGDIDLYYTCVTPGATIAKVRGQVVTSDTGVTLQGFDQVKSLFEADGTYYQTEAQNATWNFRDPSPFIDPVDGKLYMVFEGNVAGERGTHEVGPNELGLVPPGHEDVGGARYQVGCIGIAVAKDLNGDEWEILPPLVTAVGVNDQTERPHYVFQDNKYYLFTISHKFTYADGVTGPDGVYGFVSDHLFGPYAPMNASGLVLGNPPSQPFQTYSHCVMPNGLVTSFIDSVPTTGDDYRIGGTEAPTVRIVLKGARSFVQESYDYGYIPAMRDVVLSQ; this is translated from the coding sequence ATGAAACATGCGAATCACACACCCACTCGCTGGACACGGGCCGATGCGCTGAAAGTTAATGAAAATGACCCGACGACGACACAGCCGTTAGTGAGTCCTGACTTTCCTGTCATGAGTGACACGGTCTTTATCTGGGACACCATGCCATTGCGTGAACTCGATGGCACGGTGGTATCGGTGGATGGCTGGTCAGTGATCTTCACCCTGACCGCCGACCGTCGCCCCCATGATCCACAATTCATCAACGCCGATGGCCGCTACGACATCAAGCGCGATTGGGAGGACCGCCATGGTCATGCGCGTATCTGCTACTGGTATTCGCGTACCGGCAAGGACTGGATCTTCGGCGGCCGTGTCATGGCCGAAGGGGTTTCGCCGACCACCCGTGAATGGGCAGGCACGCCGATCCTGTTGAATAACAACGGTGATATCGACCTGTACTACACCTGCGTCACGCCGGGTGCCACGATTGCCAAAGTCAGGGGCCAGGTTGTCACCTCGGACACCGGTGTCACCCTCCAGGGCTTTGATCAGGTCAAGTCGTTGTTCGAGGCCGATGGCACCTACTACCAAACCGAAGCACAGAACGCGACCTGGAACTTTCGCGATCCCAGCCCCTTTATCGACCCCGTCGATGGCAAGTTGTACATGGTGTTCGAAGGCAATGTGGCCGGCGAGCGCGGGACTCACGAAGTGGGCCCGAACGAGCTGGGACTGGTGCCACCGGGGCATGAGGACGTGGGCGGCGCCCGCTACCAGGTGGGTTGCATCGGCATCGCCGTGGCCAAGGACCTCAACGGTGACGAGTGGGAAATCCTGCCGCCGCTGGTGACTGCCGTCGGGGTGAATGACCAGACCGAGCGGCCGCACTATGTGTTCCAGGACAACAAGTACTACCTGTTCACCATCAGCCACAAGTTCACCTACGCGGATGGCGTGACGGGTCCGGATGGCGTCTATGGCTTTGTCAGCGATCATCTGTTCGGCCCCTATGCACCGATGAATGCGTCGGGGCTGGTACTCGGCAACCCGCCTTCGCAGCCGTTCCAGACGTACTCTCACTGCGTGATGCCCAACGGCCTGGTGACGTCGTTCATCGACAGCGTACCCACCACCGGCGATGACTACCGCATCGGCGGGACCGAAGCGCCGACGGTCAGGATCGTGTTGAAGGGCGCTCGCTCGTTTGTGCAGGAGTCTTATGACTACGGCTACATTCCGGCGATGCGGGATGTGGTGTTGAGCCAGTAA
- a CDS encoding methyl-accepting chemotaxis protein, producing the protein MDEQKDRLQSAASAMTQMESTVEEVARRAQDTRQAVDDTSELTHKVQARVAETIVNIRQQADQVNKATQVTDELQKYGQNIEGIVVAIRTIAEQTNLLALNAAIEAARAGEQGRGFAVVADEVRSLASRTQTSTSEIQDMIGLMQEKIHSVVHVMNESQAQSSQCVSLASGAGDLLLSMSDSVDSIRDMNIQIAAATEQQSATVQETSRMVIQINDSAQQTADGAEQSAISSHELSDMAKVQRELLHHFSV; encoded by the coding sequence GTGGATGAGCAGAAGGACCGGTTGCAATCGGCAGCCTCGGCCATGACGCAGATGGAAAGCACGGTCGAAGAGGTGGCCCGGCGTGCGCAGGACACCCGCCAGGCCGTGGACGACACGAGTGAGCTCACCCACAAGGTGCAGGCGCGCGTGGCCGAGACCATCGTCAATATCCGCCAGCAGGCTGACCAGGTGAACAAAGCCACGCAGGTGACCGATGAGTTGCAGAAGTACGGGCAGAACATCGAGGGCATTGTGGTCGCCATTCGCACCATTGCCGAACAGACCAACCTGCTTGCCCTGAATGCGGCGATCGAAGCGGCCCGTGCCGGCGAGCAGGGACGTGGTTTTGCGGTAGTGGCCGATGAAGTGCGTTCCCTGGCCAGCCGTACCCAGACCTCGACCAGCGAAATCCAGGACATGATCGGGCTCATGCAGGAAAAAATTCACTCGGTGGTGCACGTGATGAACGAAAGCCAGGCGCAGTCCAGCCAGTGCGTGTCCCTGGCCTCGGGTGCCGGTGACTTGCTGCTGTCGATGAGCGATTCGGTCGACAGTATCCGCGACATGAATATTCAGATTGCCGCCGCCACCGAGCAGCAGAGCGCCACGGTGCAGGAAACCAGTCGGATGGTCATCCAGATCAACGATTCGGCCCAGCAGACGGCAGACGGTGCCGAGCAGTCCGCCATCAGCAGCCACGAGCTGTCGGACATGGCCAAGGTGCAGCGCGAGCTGCTCCATCATTTCAGCGTTTGA
- a CDS encoding substrate-binding domain-containing protein: MKAWLMLALGATLFIPGPTQAATPLLGVGMAKYDDNFQTLLRNGVQQQASVMNADIFMENGQDSIDLQMRQFRNLVNAKVDAIIVAMVDGKSAAQMMQLATDAKIPLVFVNRNPNPEKWPAQTAFVGSNELESGTLQMEELARRAGYKGNVVILVGDPANASSLMRTEDVEKVVAKYPDMKVVQKKVGNWERSQAATIVIDWIKQGVDFSIIAANNDEMAIGAIMGLEKAGKQAKDYWVGGIDGTPDGLKLMAEGKMAVSVFQDAAGQAGGAVDTALRLVRGEVLESTVVWVPFKLITPENRQAFE, encoded by the coding sequence ATGAAAGCATGGTTAATGCTCGCCTTGGGGGCGACGCTGTTCATTCCGGGCCCAACCCAGGCCGCCACGCCCTTGCTGGGTGTGGGCATGGCAAAATACGACGACAACTTCCAGACCCTGCTGCGCAATGGGGTGCAGCAACAGGCCAGCGTCATGAACGCCGACATCTTTATGGAGAACGGGCAGGACAGCATCGATTTGCAGATGCGCCAATTCCGCAACCTGGTCAACGCCAAGGTGGACGCGATTATCGTCGCGATGGTTGACGGCAAAAGTGCGGCGCAAATGATGCAGTTGGCCACGGACGCAAAGATCCCGCTGGTATTCGTCAACCGCAATCCGAACCCGGAAAAATGGCCGGCGCAGACTGCGTTTGTCGGCTCCAACGAGTTGGAGTCAGGGACGTTGCAGATGGAAGAGCTGGCGCGCCGCGCCGGTTACAAGGGCAATGTGGTGATTCTGGTGGGCGACCCGGCCAACGCATCCTCCTTGATGCGCACCGAAGACGTGGAAAAAGTCGTCGCCAAATACCCGGATATGAAAGTCGTCCAGAAAAAAGTCGGTAACTGGGAGCGTAGCCAGGCTGCCACGATTGTCATTGACTGGATCAAGCAGGGTGTCGATTTTTCGATCATCGCGGCCAATAACGATGAAATGGCGATCGGCGCGATCATGGGATTGGAAAAGGCCGGCAAGCAGGCCAAGGACTACTGGGTCGGCGGCATCGACGGCACCCCGGACGGTTTGAAATTGATGGCTGAGGGCAAGATGGCGGTCAGCGTATTTCAGGACGCCGCAGGCCAGGCCGGCGGCGCAGTGGACACCGCACTGCGCCTGGTACGCGGTGAGGTGCTGGAGTCGACGGTGGTCTGGGTGCCGTTCAAGTTGATCACACCGGAGAATCGCCAGGCGTTTGAATAG
- a CDS encoding helix-turn-helix domain-containing protein — protein MNNNNMLVPTASALVRSTLPFQRWQTNDIDEHARNMDGWHVRYDQLSPGPFTGELIEFRSGWMQLARDRSNQAMIKRGTAWKGAITFSLPLSASGALYCSGHPIHEPSLLVAHGENLPELLTPQHLDLLSVAIEEQALEHVLERQGSQFRITDLPKCYRLGNSSVQRELMALFDELAGCDQGRDAVLGHDSIRRGIRDAVMLHLLELVAPDQAPPLNPTARKRMVDRAREYALSHLDEPLSILDLCNHIGASRRKLQYCFQETLGINPVAYLRALRLNAVRRELRMSTQAHGVQEVAARWGFWHLSRFSSDYRTMFGESPSQTLRRTQLC, from the coding sequence ATGAACAACAACAATATGCTGGTGCCCACCGCCTCTGCGCTGGTTCGATCGACATTACCCTTCCAGCGTTGGCAGACGAACGACATCGATGAGCACGCTCGTAATATGGACGGTTGGCACGTTCGCTATGACCAACTATCACCGGGCCCCTTTACAGGGGAGCTGATCGAATTCCGCTCGGGCTGGATGCAACTGGCACGCGACCGCTCTAATCAGGCCATGATCAAAAGGGGAACGGCCTGGAAAGGCGCGATCACGTTCAGCTTGCCCCTGAGTGCCAGCGGCGCGCTGTATTGTTCGGGGCATCCGATCCATGAGCCTAGCCTGCTGGTCGCCCATGGCGAAAATCTTCCCGAACTGCTCACGCCACAACACTTGGATTTGCTCAGTGTGGCGATTGAAGAACAGGCGTTGGAGCATGTCCTGGAGCGTCAGGGCAGCCAGTTTCGAATTACCGATCTTCCCAAGTGTTACCGCCTGGGCAACTCATCGGTGCAACGTGAACTCATGGCGCTATTCGATGAACTGGCGGGCTGCGATCAGGGGCGTGATGCGGTGCTGGGGCATGACTCTATCCGTCGCGGCATACGCGATGCGGTGATGCTGCACTTGTTGGAATTGGTGGCGCCGGATCAAGCGCCGCCGCTCAATCCCACGGCTCGCAAAAGGATGGTCGACCGCGCCCGCGAATACGCGTTGAGTCACCTCGACGAGCCGCTGTCGATCCTCGACCTGTGCAATCACATCGGCGCCAGCCGACGCAAGCTCCAGTACTGTTTTCAGGAAACCCTGGGGATCAATCCGGTGGCTTATCTGCGTGCGCTGCGCCTCAATGCGGTGCGACGTGAACTGCGAATGAGCACCCAAGCCCATGGCGTACAGGAAGTGGCGGCGCGCTGGGGGTTCTGGCACCTGAGCCGGTTCTCCAGCGATTACCGCACGATGTTCGGCGAAAGCCCTTCACAGACCCTGCGTCGCACTCAACTCTGCTGA
- a CDS encoding SphA family protein: MINKNNASTVRVTLFTLGLVGCCASVHGTENGSPTTAVGVYDFGAGMMPPATPFGTVGVRTAFYSTNVQKDRHGRSVDNHLSLDVLSIAAAYMRMTDHTVLGANYGFGMVVPFFKMDASLQVPTPAGPLNLEADPFRLADVQFLPVILQWNLSPNLFINTQLQIQTPTGDYDKNRLVSPGLNHWTFSPIVNATYITDSGFEVSSSFEVDVNTRNPATDYKSGVEYRHEFAVGQHVGPWILGLGGYYYRQFTDDDAPGLQSGNRARVLAVGPAVSYFKPGLPAVWLHAYKETDAVNRAQGYTVALRISQSF; encoded by the coding sequence ATGATTAACAAGAATAATGCAAGCACCGTGCGTGTGACGCTGTTTACGCTGGGACTGGTCGGTTGCTGCGCCAGTGTGCACGGCACCGAGAATGGTTCGCCGACCACGGCCGTTGGTGTCTACGATTTCGGCGCGGGGATGATGCCGCCCGCCACGCCTTTTGGGACAGTGGGGGTGCGAACAGCGTTTTACTCGACCAATGTGCAGAAAGATCGCCACGGACGTTCAGTTGACAACCATCTTTCTCTGGATGTCTTGTCCATCGCGGCCGCGTATATGCGCATGACGGATCACACCGTGCTGGGCGCTAACTATGGGTTCGGCATGGTGGTGCCATTTTTCAAGATGGACGCTTCCCTCCAGGTACCGACACCGGCCGGCCCGCTGAACCTGGAAGCCGATCCGTTTCGATTGGCCGACGTGCAATTTCTACCGGTGATCCTGCAATGGAATCTATCGCCGAATCTGTTTATCAACACCCAGTTGCAGATCCAGACGCCCACCGGTGACTACGACAAGAATCGTCTGGTCTCCCCAGGGCTCAATCACTGGACGTTCTCGCCGATCGTCAACGCTACTTACATCACCGACAGTGGCTTTGAGGTTTCTTCCAGCTTTGAAGTCGACGTCAACACCCGTAACCCTGCCACCGATTACAAAAGCGGTGTGGAGTATCGGCACGAGTTTGCCGTCGGTCAGCATGTGGGGCCGTGGATCCTGGGCCTGGGGGGGTACTACTACCGCCAGTTCACCGACGACGATGCGCCCGGGCTGCAATCGGGCAACCGCGCGCGGGTGCTGGCCGTCGGCCCGGCAGTGAGCTACTTCAAGCCCGGCCTGCCGGCTGTGTGGCTGCATGCCTACAAGGAAACCGACGCCGTCAACCGTGCCCAGGGTTACACCGTGGCGCTGCGTATTTCTCAAAGCTTCTAA